GCCGTGGTAGTTCTGGATCGCGTCGAGACCGAGCACGCCCGGAAACACGGCTTTGTAGCCGCCGGAAAAGCCCGCCATGAAATGCGGCTCGATGAAGCCCATGATGATCCGCCGGTCGGCGCGGACGGTCTCGCGATTGAACGCCACGTCGTAGCCGAAGCGCGACCGCCCGACGCGCTCGAGCGTCGCCGGATCGTGCGCGTCGTGGTTCACCACGCGGTAGCGGCGCGCAATGGCGGGACCGAGCATGCGGTCGAGCTCGTCCGGCGTGTTGGCGCGATGCGAGCCGGTGCCGATGACGATGGTGAAGTTCTCGGCGGGCACGTGAGCGAGCTCCGCGAAGAGCCACGGCAGCAGCCGGTCGCTCGGGAGCGGACGCGTGCCGTCGGGCACGACGACCGCGACGGTCTCGTGCGCCGCGATGAGTTCGCGCAGCGGACGCGTGCCGATGGGCGCGCGCATCGCCGTCTCGAAGGCGGCGCGTTCGTCGGGCAACGCGGCGGCGTGACGTGGCCGGAGCACGACCGCATCGATGCCGCTCAGGTCGAGCGACAGGCCGGTCTGGCCGTAGGCCAGCGCAACCGTTTCCGCCGGCGCAGACTCAGAAGTAGCCACCTTTTTCGGAAATCTGCTGCACGGTCTCGCCGGCGGCGACCCAAGAGAAAATCTTCTTCTCGTTGGCCTTGATCTCCTCGGCGCGGACAAGGACGTCGTAGGCGATGTCGCGCGGCACGCACATCACGCCGTCGATGTCGCCCAGGATCACGTCGCCCGGTTTCACCACCGTGCTGCCGAGGAGGATCGGGACTTGGTAGTGGGTGATGAGGCAGCGCCCGAGCGAGCCGTTCGGGATGCGGTGTTTGTAGAACACCGGGAAGTCCTTTTCCATGATCTGGTGTGTGTCGCGGATGCCGCCGTCGATGCACGCGGCACGCACGCCCATGCCGAACGCCGTCGCGGTCATCACGCCGCCCCAGAGCGTCGCCTTCTCGTCGCCGCTGGTGTCCCAGACCACGAAGCTGTCGGCGTGCAGGTGGCCGAGCATTTCCTCACGGAATTTCATTTCGCCCGTGATCTTCACGTTCGGCGCGCTTTTCACGGTGAAGGCGAGACCGGCCACGGTGCGCTCCGGGCGCAGCGGCTTGAGATGGCAGGGCAGCGCTTGGTCGAGTAGTGCGAACTCGCGCAACACGTCGCTGATCGCGCCGGTGTAGAGCTGCTCGTAGCGGGCGAGCAGTTCCGGGACGGGGACGGGGAACGGCTTGGTCGAGACCTCTTCGCGCGCGGCGATCAGTTTCTCGAGTTTCATCATTCCGACTTCCTTGCGGTAGGTATCGATGGACATGGGTCTGGGGAGTTAAAGGGAGGCGCCGCCGTCGACGTAGAGAGTCTGGCCGGTGATGTAGGCGCCGGCGTCGGAGCAGAGGAGCAGTGCGGCGCCGGCGCAGTCGCGTGGGGTGCCGATGCGACCGGCCGGAATGCCCGCGACGACCTTCGCCGCGAACGCCGGGTCGGCGAGGCGCGCGGCGTTGCGGTCGGTGTGGATCGTGCCCGGCGCGAGCGTGTTGAGCGTTACACTGCGCGCGGCGAACTGGGGCGCGAGGTTGAGCACGAAGGAGCCGAGCGCGCACTTCGTGGCGGCGTAGACGATCATGTTCGGTCGCGGCACGACCTGTTGGACGCTGCCGACGACGAGCACGCGACCCCATCCACGTTCGGCCATGGCGGGAAGGAGGGCCTGGAGCAGCTCGAGCGAGCTGCGCAGGTTGACGGCGACCTGCCGGTCAAAGTCCGCCCGGCTCACGCGCTGCCAGTCGTCGAGGATCTGGATCGCGGCGTTGAGCACGAGGAGATCGATGCCGCCCAGCGCGGCGACCGCGGCATTCGCAGCATCTGCGCCTGCGCGGTCGGCGCCAAGATCGGCCTCGATGACCGCCGCCCTCACACCGCGGGTGCGGGCGAGCGTCGCGACCGCCTCGGCGCGGGCCGCATCCTGGAAATGATGCAAGACCACATCGGCGCCGGCCTGCGCGAGCGTCAGCGCGATCTCGGCGCCGATGCCGGTCGAGGCGCCGGTGACGAGCGCACGGCGACCGCGCAGCGAAAAGGAAACGGGCAGGTTCATGGGGTGTGGAGCCACTCCTCGGGCGAGGTGCGGACGTCGAGCGCGTCCATCAGGCCGAGGAGGTAGCCGTCGGCAAAGAGCCGGCCGAGCGTGCCGTAACCAGGCTGGTCGTTCGGTTCGCCGGCCATCGTCGGCACGTGGTCGCAGCGCACCGGCCCGCGGAAACCGGCGGTGTGATAAAGCTGCAGCATTGCGGGGAAATCGGTCGGACCCTCGTCGTGGAACGTCTCGGTGAAAGACCGTGCGTCACCCACGACGTCGCGCAGATGCACGAAGTGGACGCGCCCCGTGCGCGTGAAATGCTCGATGTTCGCGGCGAGCCTGCGCTGCGTCTCGGCGCCGTCGGGTCCGCCCATGAGTTTCCAGTTTGCCTGGCAGAACGTCAGTCCGTGCGCCGGCGATGCCGACAAGCCGAGCGCGCGCTGGAACTGTTCCGGCGCGTGGAAAATCCGTCCGAGTCCGCGCAGCGACGGCACCGGCGGATCGTCGGGATGCGCGCCGAGGCGCACGCCGGCGGCTTCCGCCGCGGGCAGGATCGCACGGAGAAAATGGACGTAGTTGTCCCAGATGCGCTCGGCGGAAATCTCGCCGTGTTCGGTGAGGGTCGCCGGCATTTGCGCGAGGTCGAGGCGTGACACGAGCGCGCCGCCGCGGCCGGGCACGCCGGCGTCGGAGCGGTGCCAGCCGATGCCGGCCATGAAATTGTAGCAGAGCAGCCGCAGGCCGAGTTCGCCCATGTTGCGCAGCATTTTCCGGTAGGTGGCGATGTCTTCGTCGCGACCCGGCAAGCCGAGCTTGATGCGGGTCATGTCGATCGGGTCGCCTTCGAGCCCGATCAGCGTCAGCCCGGCCTCCGCGAGTTCGCGCTGGATCGTCCGCAGCGTGTCGATCTCGCTCGGCGGCGGCAGGCGTGTCCAGTGCGGGTCCGTTTTGACCACGCAATGCCGGATGCCCATCTGCACCGTGAGAGGCCAGAGTGGGGCTGGCCGCGGCGGAAGAAATTCGATCAGGAACACGCCTCGCGATTCCGCGGTGGCGCAGCGCCTGGGGCAACGCAGGCATCGGGTAACAGTTACCATGCGCCGGGGACGAGTGGCGCGCATGAGGGCCGCTGCTTGCGTGAATGATACTCAGCTGTCGTGCGCGGCATCGGTTCTTAGCCATCCCATCCTTGTCGTCGCTGTGCCGGTCCGGAGGAAACTGACTGCGGCGCGAAGACCACGCATGGATGTTTGGGCGAAGGCTATCGCGCGCCGTCTGGTGCTCCCGCGTTCATCGCGTTTCTCGCCGATGCCGCGCAGAGGGCAGTAGGAAAAACCTGGCCTTTACCATTCCCCAAGAAACATCGGGGGCTGCTTTGACGGCAGCACCTGAAACTGAGGTGCTGCATCTCAGAAGTGCCTAAACAAGAAGGCCCTCCCGAGCAGTGGGAGGGCCTCAAATTGGGTGCAGGGGTTGGATTTGAACCAACGACCTTCAGGTTATGAGGGCAACTTCCTAACCGCTGCCCCTGAATCGCTTAACCCGGGTTTTGGCCAAACTTTGGCCCTTCCTTTGGCTACCGTGATCTCGGGAGATGCCGTCCGTTGCTCCGCGCTGCGTGAGGTTTCAAATCAACCTCACAAAACAAAGGAGTCTGTCATGAGTCTGGAACTACGTCGGGGAGTCAGCGAATGGTGGTATGGAAAATTCAAAGTCAACGGCCGCAAGTTCACCAAGAATCTGGCCGTAAAGGTGCAGGGCGTCGTGCCGCCGACCCTGCGCGAGATGGGCGACATCGTGTTTGAGCGTTCCCGCGCCAAGGCACAGGCGGCGATGGAAAAATTCCAGGAGGACTTGAAGCGGCGGTCGGCGGCCGAGGAATTGGTGCAGACTATCCATGAAATCCGCACCGGCGCCCGGGTCAGTTCGGTCCCGCT
This window of the Candidatus Didemnitutus sp. genome carries:
- a CDS encoding SDR family oxidoreductase: MNLPVSFSLRGRRALVTGASTGIGAEIALTLAQAGADVVLHHFQDAARAEAVATLARTRGVRAAVIEADLGADRAGADAANAAVAALGGIDLLVLNAAIQILDDWQRVSRADFDRQVAVNLRSSLELLQALLPAMAERGWGRVLVVGSVQQVVPRPNMIVYAATKCALGSFVLNLAPQFAARSVTLNTLAPGTIHTDRNAARLADPAFAAKVVAGIPAGRIGTPRDCAGAALLLCSDAGAYITGQTLYVDGGASL
- a CDS encoding mannonate dehydratase, with the translated sequence MVKTDPHWTRLPPPSEIDTLRTIQRELAEAGLTLIGLEGDPIDMTRIKLGLPGRDEDIATYRKMLRNMGELGLRLLCYNFMAGIGWHRSDAGVPGRGGALVSRLDLAQMPATLTEHGEISAERIWDNYVHFLRAILPAAEAAGVRLGAHPDDPPVPSLRGLGRIFHAPEQFQRALGLSASPAHGLTFCQANWKLMGGPDGAETQRRLAANIEHFTRTGRVHFVHLRDVVGDARSFTETFHDEGPTDFPAMLQLYHTAGFRGPVRCDHVPTMAGEPNDQPGYGTLGRLFADGYLLGLMDALDVRTSPEEWLHTP
- a CDS encoding RraA family protein; its protein translation is MSIDTYRKEVGMMKLEKLIAAREEVSTKPFPVPVPELLARYEQLYTGAISDVLREFALLDQALPCHLKPLRPERTVAGLAFTVKSAPNVKITGEMKFREEMLGHLHADSFVVWDTSGDEKATLWGGVMTATAFGMGVRAACIDGGIRDTHQIMEKDFPVFYKHRIPNGSLGRCLITHYQVPILLGSTVVKPGDVILGDIDGVMCVPRDIAYDVLVRAEEIKANEKKIFSWVAAGETVQQISEKGGYF